A single Limanda limanda chromosome 19, fLimLim1.1, whole genome shotgun sequence DNA region contains:
- the LOC133026138 gene encoding protein C1orf43 homolog codes for MAESAPLSGVNVVLVMAYGSLVFVLLFIFVKRQIMRFAMRSRRGPHAPIGHNAPKGLKEKIDSRLSKVQEICFEPRLLSEGDDRLKQGLQISCYNYLYRMKALDAIRDSGIPLQEISRSPSAFTGRNFRSWLLELRNSHSLIKSSHSTLIDRLLEGYDSARHGTGVFGEAEFLEYQQALDELADVVKAYSSTTSLDQHHQSAAKDLTGSPVRSSPSTIQVTYLPSTGQRSKRPKHFLELKSFKDNYNTLESTL; via the exons ATGGCCGAGTCCGCCCCTCTCTCCGGGGTTAATGTGGTTCTGGTCATGGCCTATGGAAGTCTG gtgtttgtgttgttgtttatcttCGTCAAAAGGCAAATCATGCGGTTTGCAATGAGATCCCGGCGGGGACCCCACGCACCCATCGGCCACAACGCCCCCAAG GGTCTGAAGGAGAAGATCGACTCCAGACTCTCCAAAGTGCAGGAGATCTGCTTCGAGCCTCGTCTCCTGTCGGAAGGAGATGACAGACTGAAGCAGGGATTACAGATCA GCTGCTACAACTACCTGTACAGAATGAAAGCTCTGGACGCCATCCGTGACTCAG GAATTCCTCTGCAGGAGATAAGCCGCAGTCCCAGTGCGTTCACAGGACGCAACTTCAGGAGCTGGCTGCTGGAGCTGCGCAACTCCCACTCGCTGATAAAGAGCAGCCACAGCACGCTGATCGACCGGCTGCTGGAGGGCTACGACAGCGCTCGCCACGGAACCGGG GTGTTTGGAGAAGCCGAGTTTCTGGAATACCAGCAGGCGCTCGACGAACTCGCGGATGT GGTGAAGGCCTACTCCAGCACCACCAGTCTGGACCAGCACCATCAGTCGGCAGCCAAGGACCTGACGGGGTCTCCTGTTCGCAGCAGCCCCTCCACCATCCAGGTCACCTACCTGCCCTCCACCGGCCAGCGCAGCAAGAGGCCCAAACACTTCCTGGAGCTCAAAAGCTTCAAAGACAATTACAACACGCTGGAGAGCACGCTGTGA
- the tuft1b gene encoding tuftelin 1b yields MSGGLTQTVGRGEEENSSNDRCRRLRLTLQDQHQSGCTQQRLGNKESSIAVVLPQKLEELEETQELVTPTEEKVEYRKIHLESCPRKAESVRMITDEVSQIQEVRYCLKSLREQMAARQNSNNNKCPTNGFRVNLPSSQPAVSNSNTVVIASNAHVADNQEESVKLREVTKRLYTQLKEMEKRHQEERERLQAESSEHHTRLAEQSERLRKAEEQSEERGLQVEELQRLLGGMENESGVLKDKMAAGELELLQLRASREEGEEREQRCAELEKQLANLKEKIHHLDDMLKSQQRKVRHMIEQLQNSRTVIQERDRVIGDLEEKVAFLEAENREMHDHMEYFLAGQNPPPLTPTENKPEIVYSKTLTPTSSTNKPMPFIKVIEIKS; encoded by the exons ATGAGCGGAGGATTGACGCAGACtgtgggaagaggagaagaagagaactccagtaac GACCGATGCAGGCGGCTTAGACTCACTCTACAAGATCAGCATCAGTCCGGCTGCACCCAGCAGAGGCTCGGCAACAAG GAGAGCAGCATAGCAGTAGTGCTGCCACAAAAACTAGAAGAGCTGGAAGAAACACAGGAACTCGTCACTCCCACGGAAGAAAAAGTTGAATATAGAAAG ATTCACCTTGAATCCTGTCCGAGGAAGGCAGAGAGCGTCAGGATGATCACGGACGAGGTGTCGCAGATTCAGGAG gTGAGGTACTGTCTGAAGTCTCTGAGAGAGCAGATGGCGGCCAGGCagaacagcaacaacaacaag TGTCCCACCAATGGCTTCAGGGTCAATCTGCCCAGCAGCCAACCGGCCGTCTCCAATAGCAACACTGTTGTCATTGCCTCTAACGCTCAT GTTGCAGATAACCAGGAGGAGAGCGTGAAGCTGCGGGAGGTGACCAAGCGTCTGTATACGCagctgaaggagatggagaagaggcaccaggaggagagggagcggcTGCAG GCCGAGTCCAGTGAGCACCACACTCGTCTGGCCGAGCAGTCGGAGCGGCTGCGGAAGGCCGAGGAGCAGTCGGAGGAGAGagggctgcaggtggaggagctgcagcggctGCTGGGAGGCATGGAGAACGAGAGCGGCGTCCTCAAAGACAAGATGGCAGCCGgcgagctggagctgctgcagctgagagcgagcagggaggaaggggaggagagggagcagag gtgtGCCGAGCTGGAGAAGCAGTTGGCCAACCTGAAGGAAAAGATCCACCATCTTGACGACATGTTGAAGAGTCAGCAGAGGAAAGTCCGCCACATGATCGAACAG CTGCAGAACTCACGGACTGTGATCCAGGAGAGAGACCGAGTCATCGGGGacctggaggagaaggtggCTTTCCTGGAAGCTGAG AACAGAGAAATGCATGACCACATGGAGTATTTCCTGGCCGGCCAGAACCCTCCTCCCCTGACGCCCACTGAGAACAAGCCAGAGATCGTTTACAG TAAAACCCTCACACCAACATCATCGACCAACAAACCCATGCCGTTCATCAAAGTCATTGAGATCAAGTCCTGA